The following are from one region of the Silene latifolia isolate original U9 population chromosome 9, ASM4854445v1, whole genome shotgun sequence genome:
- the LOC141599785 gene encoding uncharacterized protein LOC141599785 isoform X3, translating into MATRIDMDNNPIKTTTVCIISRGSHLLLSMITVIKHASRLEGLIKIAELVMLLWCIGGIRGGCIPMKEVEPMSMEHDWLALQETKEESEAIFRL; encoded by the exons ATGGCGACCCGAATAGATATGGACAATAACCCGATTAAGACGACGACAGTCTGCATCATCAGCAGGGGATCGCACCTCTTGCTGTCAATGATTACTGTGATTAAGCATGCTTCTCGTCTTGAAGGTCTCATCAAAATAGCGGAATTG GTTATGCTGCTCTGGTGCATTGGTGGTATACGTGGTGGGTGTATTCCAATGAAGGAGGTAGAGCCAATGTCAATGGAACATGATTGGTTGGCATTGCAGGAGACTAAGGAGGAGAGCGAG GCAATCTTCAGGTTGTAA